Proteins from one Akkermansiaceae bacterium genomic window:
- the pglZ gene encoding BREX-3 system phosphatase PglZ, translating into MSSFEEYLIAKIHPEVSPLWAVADGDGLFRNDEVDRLLVHRGAEVIVYDDPMAFRFRYEHQIRPRLESGDPGCHVIVVDPGTDGLRCLPADIYSATRHIEIALGDVFPTLSRKVLRELEPAVLSNLWEKKAQFPSTVLGDRDTADLVLRIAYRIETTFLSSFQDLVQVLVILHFEGKRIPESLAARLEQAAGPLYANPSGLHDLIRNPGVFWQFMQSRWEGWLMPRPDSHVEDLATADFTFEDQRLRVWMDNLFLEGFMIPVPATGEKLPQAWCKVGVASGKREIETSELENQRRKLFAEMPQQDAGYQDWLRFAMRYSTHIASTFSRDNTVEEASAFWNEFWEPVDGRFSEFIHSRLESLCNLPPSRPVLAHHVAQFLARRVKAGKKVALLILDGLSLAQWKILRREIELTVPDLCFSDDACFTMIPSVTNVGRQTLHAGELPVFFQSTIDRTDLDAKRWKTFWDGACSRPMRSAHLNIEGSDSDLAAAVDVIESGAVAVAITVRMPDDIVHGATIGWRGITEQLKIWSRQQFLIKTIQTILDSGYELHLTSDHGNLEARGEGSLSQGVLVDRSGQRVRIYRDATIFSHSAAQLVGRTQAIHTNMLPPDYLPLLHTGRGAFVPVGQTIVCHGGTSLDEMVIPFIEISRTKTS; encoded by the coding sequence GTGAGTAGTTTTGAGGAATATCTGATAGCGAAGATCCACCCCGAGGTTTCCCCCTTGTGGGCGGTGGCTGATGGTGACGGATTGTTCCGGAACGACGAGGTGGATCGCCTGCTGGTTCACCGCGGGGCTGAAGTCATTGTCTATGATGACCCGATGGCGTTCCGCTTCCGCTACGAGCACCAGATTCGCCCGCGGCTGGAATCCGGCGATCCCGGCTGTCATGTGATCGTGGTTGATCCCGGAACCGATGGCCTGCGTTGCCTGCCAGCCGACATCTACTCTGCCACCCGACACATCGAGATCGCGCTCGGGGATGTTTTTCCAACTCTTTCCCGCAAGGTGTTGCGGGAACTCGAACCGGCGGTTCTATCAAACCTTTGGGAAAAGAAAGCGCAGTTTCCCAGCACCGTTCTCGGTGACCGCGATACTGCGGACCTGGTTCTGCGAATCGCCTACCGCATTGAAACAACTTTCCTCAGCAGTTTTCAGGATTTGGTTCAAGTCCTGGTGATCCTTCACTTTGAAGGGAAACGGATTCCAGAAAGTCTCGCCGCACGCCTCGAACAAGCTGCGGGGCCGTTATACGCCAATCCATCCGGCCTGCACGATTTGATCCGAAACCCTGGGGTGTTCTGGCAGTTCATGCAATCACGATGGGAGGGATGGCTCATGCCACGGCCCGACAGTCATGTCGAGGATTTGGCGACGGCGGACTTCACCTTCGAAGATCAGCGGCTTCGCGTTTGGATGGATAACCTTTTCCTCGAAGGATTTATGATACCTGTTCCGGCAACAGGGGAGAAACTACCACAAGCATGGTGCAAGGTGGGAGTGGCGTCCGGGAAGCGGGAAATCGAGACATCGGAATTGGAGAATCAACGGAGAAAATTGTTCGCGGAGATGCCGCAGCAGGATGCCGGTTATCAGGATTGGCTCCGCTTTGCGATGCGCTATTCGACGCACATTGCCTCAACCTTCTCCAGAGACAACACTGTTGAAGAAGCATCAGCATTTTGGAATGAGTTTTGGGAACCTGTGGACGGTCGATTCAGCGAGTTTATCCATTCCAGACTTGAGAGCCTTTGCAATCTTCCCCCATCGCGACCTGTGCTGGCGCATCATGTCGCCCAGTTCCTTGCTCGTCGTGTCAAAGCGGGCAAGAAAGTTGCCTTGCTTATTCTCGACGGCTTATCGTTGGCTCAATGGAAAATCCTTCGCCGTGAGATCGAACTCACGGTACCGGATCTCTGTTTTTCGGACGACGCCTGTTTCACAATGATTCCCAGCGTCACGAACGTCGGGCGGCAGACTCTTCACGCTGGGGAGCTGCCCGTGTTTTTTCAATCGACCATCGACAGGACAGATCTCGACGCAAAGCGTTGGAAGACTTTCTGGGACGGCGCATGTAGCCGGCCGATGCGCTCAGCGCATTTGAATATTGAGGGTAGCGACTCCGATTTGGCGGCTGCGGTGGATGTAATCGAAAGCGGAGCCGTGGCGGTTGCAATCACCGTGAGGATGCCTGACGACATCGTCCATGGCGCAACTATTGGCTGGAGGGGAATCACCGAACAACTCAAAATCTGGAGCCGCCAGCAGTTCTTGATCAAAACCATCCAAACGATACTCGATTCCGGCTACGAACTCCATCTGACATCCGATCACGGAAATCTTGAGGCACGCGGCGAGGGATCACTGTCTCAGGGCGTGCTGGTGGATCGTTCCGGGCAACGAGTGAGAATCTACAGAGATGCGACGATATTTTCACATTCCGCCGCCCAGCTCGTTGGCAGGACGCAAGCGATTCACACCAACATGCTGCCACCTGATTACTTGCCATTGCTTCACACCGGGCGCGGTGCTTTCGTTCCTGTCGGCCAGACCATCGTTTGCCACGGTGGCACAAGCTTAGATGAAATGGTCATACCGTTCATTGAAATCTCACGCACGAAAACCTCATGA